Proteins encoded in a region of the Naumannella halotolerans genome:
- a CDS encoding DNA polymerase IV — protein MRAEASVLHLDLDAFFASVEQRDKPSLRGKPVVVGGLGRRGVVSTASYEARVFGVHSAMPMHEARRLAPNAAFLSGRYAKYRETSAVVMGILRSISPLVEPLSLDEAFVDLAAAADPPAFDAESLTEFGAELKSAVAKATGGISASLGIGTSKFIAKLATELGKPDGCRIVAPGTEVETIAPLNVGVIPGVGPVTRDKLARLGVRTVADLQQLSPAELNRELGQAHGTGLHALAFARDERAVEPDRESKSISVEDTFEDDISDRAELRAITERHARLVANRVREARLFARTISIKIRRPDFSTVTRSRTLHGATDRAEVIAAQAHALLAALDLGGGVRLLGVGVSGFAGSAQEELFELADASAVGETDTQTTSWEETPRRRVPTLQPGADVRHTHYGQGWVWGTGLGRVTVRFETVDTVGPIKTFAIDDPELELLD, from the coding sequence GTGCGTGCCGAGGCCAGTGTGCTGCATCTCGATCTGGATGCCTTCTTCGCCTCGGTCGAGCAGCGGGACAAGCCCTCGTTGCGGGGCAAACCTGTCGTGGTCGGTGGGCTCGGCCGCCGGGGAGTGGTCTCCACCGCCTCCTACGAGGCCCGGGTGTTCGGTGTGCATTCGGCGATGCCGATGCACGAGGCGCGAAGGCTCGCCCCGAATGCGGCCTTCCTGTCGGGCCGGTACGCCAAGTACCGCGAGACCAGCGCGGTGGTGATGGGCATCCTCCGGTCGATTTCGCCCCTGGTCGAACCGCTCTCCCTCGACGAGGCGTTCGTCGACCTCGCGGCAGCAGCCGATCCACCGGCCTTCGACGCAGAATCCCTGACCGAGTTCGGCGCCGAGCTGAAGTCGGCGGTCGCGAAGGCCACCGGCGGCATCTCCGCCTCGCTGGGCATCGGCACCTCGAAGTTCATCGCCAAACTGGCCACCGAACTCGGCAAACCCGACGGTTGCCGCATCGTCGCCCCCGGCACCGAGGTGGAGACGATCGCACCGTTGAACGTGGGGGTGATTCCCGGCGTCGGGCCGGTCACCCGGGACAAGCTGGCGCGCCTGGGGGTACGTACCGTCGCCGATCTGCAACAGCTCTCCCCCGCCGAACTCAACCGCGAACTCGGCCAGGCCCATGGCACCGGGCTGCATGCCCTGGCCTTCGCCCGCGACGAACGGGCGGTCGAACCGGACCGGGAGTCGAAGTCGATCTCGGTCGAGGACACCTTCGAGGACGACATCAGTGACCGTGCCGAGTTGCGGGCGATCACCGAACGACATGCCCGGCTGGTGGCGAATCGGGTACGGGAGGCCCGGCTCTTCGCGCGGACGATCTCGATCAAGATCCGCCGCCCCGACTTCTCCACCGTCACCCGATCGCGGACCCTGCACGGTGCCACCGACCGGGCCGAGGTGATCGCCGCCCAGGCCCATGCACTGCTGGCCGCGCTCGACCTGGGTGGCGGGGTACGCCTGCTCGGGGTGGGAGTGAGCGGTTTCGCCGGGTCGGCACAGGAGGAGCTCTTCGAACTGGCCGACGCATCGGCCGTCGGCGAGACCGACACCCAGACCACCAGTTGGGAGGAGACGCCCCGGCGACGGGTACCGACGCTCCAACCGGGTGCCGATGTCCGGCACACCCACTACGGGCAGGGGTGGGTCTGGGGCACCGGACTGGGCCGGGTGACGGTCCGCTTCGAGACCGTCGACACCGTCGGCCCGATCAAGACCTTCGCCATCGACGACCCCGAACTCGAACTGCTCGACTGA
- a CDS encoding alpha/beta fold hydrolase: MTDDSKLRRVVVRKTATVGGLRISYREERDPRPEQEPLLLIHGLGMSSAAFAELAPRLTEDFHILAIDLPGCGHSQTPPRAYGVPEMVDGIIAWLDQIGVDRVNLLGHSLGGQIVVRLAARYPERVRKAVVVSCPPDPAAPRAWQAALRLASDALMEPTQVIRQATFDYLRSTPRLMWQTWKKALRTGVEDAAHSVNAPTLVVRGTWDPVVTGPGARELSNLIPNSGLVEIERGTHGLPLQSPEKLAAAAVKFLKS; the protein is encoded by the coding sequence ATGACTGATGATTCGAAGCTGCGCCGGGTGGTGGTGCGCAAGACCGCGACAGTCGGCGGATTGCGGATCTCCTACCGCGAGGAGCGCGACCCTCGCCCCGAGCAGGAACCGTTGCTGCTGATCCACGGGCTGGGGATGTCGAGCGCTGCCTTCGCCGAGTTGGCACCCCGGTTGACCGAGGACTTCCACATCCTGGCGATCGATCTGCCGGGATGCGGGCACAGCCAGACACCGCCGCGTGCCTACGGTGTGCCGGAAATGGTGGACGGGATCATCGCCTGGCTGGACCAGATCGGGGTCGACCGGGTCAACCTGCTCGGGCATTCACTCGGCGGGCAGATCGTGGTCCGGCTGGCCGCCCGGTACCCCGAACGGGTACGCAAGGCCGTCGTGGTCTCCTGCCCGCCCGACCCGGCGGCGCCGCGTGCGTGGCAGGCCGCGCTGCGGCTGGCCTCCGATGCACTGATGGAACCGACCCAGGTGATCCGGCAGGCCACGTTCGACTATCTGCGGTCGACGCCGAGGCTGATGTGGCAGACCTGGAAGAAGGCGCTGCGCACCGGCGTCGAGGACGCTGCGCACTCGGTCAACGCGCCGACCCTGGTCGTTCGCGGTACCTGGGATCCGGTGGTCACCGGCCCGGGGGCGAGGGAACTGTCGAACCTGATCCCCAACTCGGGGCTGGTCGAGATCGAACGGGGGACACAT